The DNA window GAGGGCTTCATCGCCGCGCACGACCCCGTCTACGCCTCGTACGACTTCGGCGGCGACGTCAACTTCATCGGCTGCGTCACCTGCCACGACCCGCACGTGGGCGAGGCCGGCGGCGGCAACGCGGCCCAGCTGCGGGCCGTCGGCGCGGTGGAGATCGTCTACACGCCGGGCCTGTCGCCGGGCGACCCGGAGGTCCCCCGCATGGAGGGCTACGGCGCGGCCCAGACCTGCGCCCAGTGCCACCACGCCCGCCGCAACGCGTCGAACGTATCCGGCCAGATCACCAGCGGCAACGCCCACTTCGGCCCCCACGGCAGCCCGCAGATGGACATGTTCCTCGGCGCCGGCTGCTACGAGATCCCGGAGTACACCTACGACCGCGAGCACTTCCACCAGACCATCGACGACGCCTGCGTGAAGTGCCACATGGTGCGCGAGGTGCTCCTGCACGGCGAGCTGCAGGACCACTCGTTCCACACCTTCACGCCCGACGTGGGCAACTGCGCGCCCTGCCACACCGAGATCACGGACTTCGACGTGGAAGGCGTGCAGACGCAGGTCGTGGACAAGCTGGACCTTCTGGCCACCCTGTTCGGCTACGCCGACTGGGACGTCCTGATGGAGAACATGGACGCCGACAACGCGGCCATGTCGTCCTGGCAGCGCGAGGCCCTGTACGCCGGCGTGTTCGTCAGCAACGACGGCAGCCGCGGCGTGCACAACCCCGAGTACGCCCTGGACCTGCTGGACAACGCCATCGCCTACTACCAGTCCCACCTCACGCAGTAGTCCTGTCCCTCGAGTCGCAAGCAGGCGGCCGGCCCTTCGGGGCCGGCCGCTTGTTTCAGTCACCCGTCGTCGAAGGGGTCAGGCGCCGACGATGTTCTTGAGCGAGCCCCGGCTCAGCGGGTGGTAGCCGGGCGCCGCCGCCGCGAAGACCTCGCGCGCGAAGGCGGCACCGTCGTCGCCCGAGGCCATGAGCGCGCCGTACAGCGG is part of the bacterium genome and encodes:
- a CDS encoding ammonia-forming cytochrome c nitrite reductase subunit c552 is translated as EGFIAAHDPVYASYDFGGDVNFIGCVTCHDPHVGEAGGGNAAQLRAVGAVEIVYTPGLSPGDPEVPRMEGYGAAQTCAQCHHARRNASNVSGQITSGNAHFGPHGSPQMDMFLGAGCYEIPEYTYDREHFHQTIDDACVKCHMVREVLLHGELQDHSFHTFTPDVGNCAPCHTEITDFDVEGVQTQVVDKLDLLATLFGYADWDVLMENMDADNAAMSSWQREALYAGVFVSNDGSRGVHNPEYALDLLDNAIAYYQSHLTQ